One Setaria italica strain Yugu1 chromosome I, Setaria_italica_v2.0, whole genome shotgun sequence DNA window includes the following coding sequences:
- the LOC101782722 gene encoding receptor-like protein 2, translated as MQRAPQFSCKSKVSRLAMPFFGLPLVLLLTMASPATSCNEKEKSSLLEFIAELSSHDGGVTTSWRNGTDCCKWEGITCNGRGAVMEVSLASRSLEGSISPSLGKLTSLLRLNLSYNSLSGNLPSELLSSGSITVLDVSFNSLNGDLHEPHPSITEQPLQALNISSNLFTGEFPSTMWEKTRNLISINASNNSFQGWIPSSFCISSTSVAVLDLSFNQFSGSIPADMGKCSALRVLKAGHNHLSGLLPDELFNATLLEYLSFPNNGLQGLLDGAQIMKLRNLVNLDLGVNRLNGKIPETIGQLKRLEGLHLNNNNMFGELPSALSNCTNIITIDLKGNNFSGELHKVNFFNLLNLKALDLLYNNFTGTIPESIYSCSNLMALRLSSNKLHGQLSPRIGNLKSLVFLSLGANNFTNITNTLQILKNCGNLTSLLIGSSFKGEAIPQDETIDGFQNLRVLSIPDCSLSGKIPLWLSKLKNLEILFLNRNRLTGTIPDWIRNLNSLFLLDLASNNLTGELPMALMEMPMLRTEKAATHLDTRVFELPLYFAHTFQYRIATTFMKTLDLSHNNLTGAIPQEFVQLKSLEKLNLSFNGLSGEISQQLSKLTNLQILDLSSNHLTGAIPSALNNLHFLSQFNVSHNDLEGPIPNGGQLSTFPSSSFDGNPKLCGIMVAKLCGSAEAPPVSVPSTEQTVRRVAFVFSFGAFIAVGVIYDQIVLSRYFG; from the coding sequence atgcagagAGCGCCACAATTTTCATGCAAAAGCAAGGTTAGTAGGCTGGCCATGCCTTTCTTCGGTCTTCCCCTTGTGCTGCTACTCACCATGGCTTCTCCTGCAACTTCATGCAATGAGAAGGAGAAGAGCTCCCTTCTAGAGTTTATTGCTGAGCTATCATCACATGATGGTGGTGTTACCACGTCCTGGCGGAATGGCACAGACTGCTGCAAGTGGGAAGGCATCACTTGCAATGGACGCGGAGCAGTTATGGAGGTGTCTCTAGCATCTAGAAGCCTAGAAGGAAGCATCTCCCCGTCCCTTGGCAAGCTCACCAGCTTGTTGCGCCTCAACCTCTCATACAACTCGCTCTCTGGTAACCTGCCATCAGAACTATTGTCATCTGGCAGCATCACTGTACTCGATGTGAGCTTCAACAGCCTCAACGGGGATCTGCATGAACCTCATCCTTCAATCACTGAGCAGCCGTTGCAAGCACTCAACATCTCAAGCAACTTGTTTACAGGAGAATTTCCATCTACAATGTGGGAGAAAACAAGAAATTTGATTTCCATCAATGCGAGCAACAATAGCTTCCAAGGATGGATACCATCTTCTTTTTGCATCAGCTCAACATCTGTTGCGGTGCTTGACCTTTCATTCAACCAATTCAGTGGCAGCATCCCTGCTGATATGGGTAAATGCTCTGCACTTAGAGTACTCAAGGCTGGCCACAACCACCTCAGTGGGCTCCTCCCAGATGAGCTCTTCAATGCTACACTGTTAGAGTACCTCTCTTTCCCAAACAATGGTTTGCAGGGATTACTTGATGGTGCACAAATAATGAAGCTCAGAAATCTAGTTAACCTTGATCTTGGAGTCAATAGGCTAAATGGCAAGATTCCGGAAACTATAGGCCAGCTCAAGAGACTGGAGGGGCTCCATTTGAACAATAACAACATGTTTGGGGAGCTGCCATCAGCTCTGAGCAATTGCACAAATATCATAACGATTGACCTCAAGGGTAACAATTTCAGCGGAGAGCTTCACAAAGTCAACTTCTTCAACCTGCTCAATCTAAAAGCATTAGATCTTCTGTACAACAACTTCACTGGCACAATTCCAGAAAGCATCTACTCATGCAGCAACCTGATGGCATTGCGGCTATCTAGCAACAAGTTGCATGGGCAGCTATCACCAAGAATAGGCAATTTGAAATCTCTTGTTTTCCTGTCACTTGGTGCCAACAACTTCACAAATATCACAAATACGCTTCAGATCCTCAAGAACTGTGGGAATCTCACTTCCCTACTTATTGGATCCAGCTTCAAGGGTGAGGCCATACCACAAGATGAAACGATTGATGGTTTTCAGAATCTTCGGGTTCTTTCCATACCTGATTGCTCGTTGTCCGGGAAAATACCTCTTTGGCTGTCAAAGCTCAAAAATCTGGAGATCTTATTTTTGAACAGGAATCGGCTCACTGGAACAATTCCAGACTGGATCAGAAACTTAAATTCACTTTTCCTTCTGGACCTAGCATCTAATAACCTTACAGGGGAGTTACCGATGGCCTTAATGGAAATGCCAATGCTAAGGACAGAAAAGGCTGCAACCCATTTGGATACAAGGGTGTTTGAGCTACCTCTTTATTTCGCTCACACATTTCAATACCGGATAGCTACTACTTTCATGAAAACACTGGATCTTAGTCACAATAACTTAACGGGTGCGATTCCCCAGGAGTTTGTTCAGTTGAAATCACTTGAGAAGCTCAATTTGAGTTTCAACGGCTTGTCAGGAGAGATTTCGCAGCAACTCAGCAAGCTGACAAATCTGCAAATTTTAGACTTGTCTAGCAACCATCTCACAGGTGCAATCCCATCCGCACTGAACAACCTGCACTTCCTCTCTCAATTCAATGTTTCTCATAATGACCTGGAAGGACCTATTCCGAATGGAGGTCAGCTTAGTACATTTCCAAGTTCTAGCTTTGATGGTAACCCGAAGTTGTGTGGGATTATGGTTGCTAAACTCTGTGGCTCAGCTGAAGCACCTCCAGTCTCTGTTCCCTCCACAGAACAAACGGTCAGAAGGGTTGCCTTTGTGTTTTCTTTTGGGGCTTTCATTGCTGTAGGGGTGATATATGATCAAATAGTCTTGTCAAGGTATTTCGGTTAG